A stretch of Ranitomeya variabilis isolate aRanVar5 chromosome 3, aRanVar5.hap1, whole genome shotgun sequence DNA encodes these proteins:
- the CTNS gene encoding cystinosin isoform X1 — MPSTKKSFPSSICRITSTAGQTLTAAQPTITRTSLNFTVPGTGAIFLKLNHAISYRKKRLHKNGVRRPAPSPAPPLLLCHEVNKEEGGAYRQLRNSGLYGAAGLLTDSAGREGARTSRTAMEGTLNPKSAMLALLLLRLLVFSGADSPPSSAALHAENTISIPDVVTIENGSVKNLSLTVDSPLNETVLFTFNITYSSKNNTIVRLPAEIILLANSDHSVFGAIAEDVGQVTAYLHSNNSHTNRPRIRFLVIHSQAVEVIEQIIGWIYFLAWSVSFYPQVFTNFRRKSVVGLSFDFLALNLTGFIAYSVFNVCLFWIPFVREQFLQIYPNGVIPVDANDVFFSLHAVLLTLVTIIQCCIYDRGAQKVSKVAVIVLIVAWLFAFSMLFVAVAGKVTWLQFLFCFSYIKLAITLMKYFPQAYMNFRRKSTEGWSIGNVLLDFTGGSFSIIQMFLQSYNNDEWKLIFGDPTKFGLGLFSIIFDIVFITQHYCLYRKSQGYQPVQ; from the exons ATGCCCAGCACCAAGAAGTCCTTCCCGAGCTCCATCTGTAGGATCACTAGCACTGccgggcagacactgacagcggctCAGCCTACTATCACCAGAACGTCACTAAACTTCACTGTCCCCGGTACaggcgccattttcctgaagctcaaCCATGCAATTAGTTACAGAAAAAAAAGGCTTCATAAAAATGGCGTCAGAAGGCCAGCTCCGAGCCCGGCTCCTCCTCTGCTACTGTGTCACGAGGTAAACAAGGAAGAAGGCGGGGCTTACCGACAATTGAGGAACTCGGGGCTGTATGGAGCGGCCGGTCTGCTGACAGACAGCGCTGGACGGGAGGGCGC CAGAACAAGCCGTACAGCCATGGAGGGGACCCTAAATCCAAAGTCTGCGATGCTCGCCCTCCTCTTACTCAGGTTATTAGTATTCAGCG GTGCTGACAGCCCCCCATCATCGGCCGCGCTCCATGCCGAGAACACAATTTCTATCCCAGATGTTGTGACCATAGAAAATGGAAGCGTGAAAAACCTGAGCCTTACTGTAGA ttctccATTGAATGAAACTGTTCTTTTTACTTTCAACATTACGTATTCTTCAAAGAACAACACGATTGTCCGTCTTCCAGCAGAA ATTATCTTGTTGGCAAATTCGGATCATTCTGTTTTCGGGGCGATCGCAGAAGATGTGGGGCAGGTTACCGCTTATCTGCACAGCAATAATTCCCACACCAATAG ACCAAGGATACGGTTCCTGGTGATCCACAGCCAGGCAGTAGAAGTCATCGAGCAGATTATTGGCTGGATATATTTCCTGGCCTGGTCTGTGTCTTTCTACCCACAAGTTTTTACAAACTTTAGAAGGAAAAG TGTCGTGGGCCTGAGCTTTGACTTCTTGGCATTAAATCTGACGGGCTTTATTGCATATAGCGTTTTCAACGTCTGCCTATTCTGGATCCCGTTTGTCAGG GAACAGTTTCTTCAGATCTACCCCAACGGTGTGATCCCGGTGGATGCCAACGATGTATTCTTTAGCTTGCACGCGGTTCTCCTAACACTGGTTACAATAATTCAGTGCTGTATTTATGAC AGAGGCGCCCAGAAGGTCTCTAAGGTGGCTGTTATCGTTCTGATCGTTGCCTGGCTGTTTGCCTTTTCCATGCTGTTTGTGGCCGTGGCTGGAAAAGTGACCTGGCTCCAGTTCCTATTCTGCTTCTCCTATATAAAACTGGCGATCACACTGATGAAATACTTTCCGCAG GCTTACATGAATTTCCGCCGGAAAAGCACAGAGGGCTGGAGCATTGGAAATGTGCTGCTGGATTTTACAGGTGGCAGCTTCAGTATCATCCAGATGTTTCTCCAGTCCTATAATAATG